The following are encoded together in the Ictidomys tridecemlineatus isolate mIctTri1 chromosome X, mIctTri1.hap1, whole genome shotgun sequence genome:
- the P2ry10 gene encoding putative P2Y purinoceptor 10, which translates to MGSNRTNYVETNCTDLQIPFQYSLYATTYILIFIPGLLANSAALWVLCRFIGKKNKAIIFMINLSVADLAHVLSLPLRIYYYINRNWPFQRALCLLCFYLKYLNMYASIFFLTCISLQRCFFLLKPFRARNWKRRYDVGISAAIWVIVGTACLSFPILRSTDLGNNTESCFADLGYRQMNAVALVAMIIIAELAGFVIPVIIIAYCTWKTTISLRQPPMAFQGITERQKALRMVFMCAAVFFICFTPYHINFIFYTMVKETIISSCPIAKSTLYFHPFCLCLASLCCLLDPILYYFMASEFRDQLSRHSSSVTRSRLMSKESGSSMIS; encoded by the coding sequence ATGGGTAGCAACCGTACCAACTATGTTGAGACTAACTGCACTGATCTTCAAATACCATTTCAGTACTCCCTCTATGCAACCACCTATATCCTGATATTCATCCCTGGTCTTCTGGCCAACAGTGCAGCCTTGTGGGTCCTGTGCCGCTTCATcggcaagaaaaataaagccatCATTTTTATGATCAACCTCTCTGTGGCTGACCTGGCTCATGTGCTGTCCTTACCCCTCCGGATTTACTATTACATCAACCGCAACTGGCCTTTCCAGAGGGCCCTTTGTCTGTTGTGCTTCTACCTGAAGTATCTCAACATGTACGCCAGCATTTTCTTCCTGACGTGCATCAGCCTGCAGAGGTGCTTCTTTCTCCTCAAGCCATTCAGGGCCAGAAACTGGAAGCGTAGGTATGATGTGGGCATCAGTGCTGCCATCTGGGTCATCGTGGGGACTGCCTGTTTGTCATTTCCTATCCTAAGAAGCACAGACTTAGGCAACAACACAGAATCCTGCTTTGCTGATCTTGGTTACAGGCAAATGAATGCTGTGGCTTTGGTTGCCATGATTATAATTGCTGAACTTGCTGGATTTGTGATTCCAGTCATCATCATTGCCTATTGTACCTGGAAAACTACTATATCATTGAGACAGCCACCCATGGCTTTCCAAGGGATCACCGAGAGGCAAAAAGCATTGAGGATGGTTTTCATGTGTGCTGCAGTCTTCTTCATCTGCTTCACTCCCTATcacattaactttattttttatactatGGTAAAGGAAACTATCATTAGCAGTTGTCCCATTGCCAAAAGCACACTGTATTTCCATCCTTTTTGCCTGTGCCTTGCAAGTCTCTGCTGCCTTTTGGACCCAATTCTCTATTATTTCATGGCTTCAGAGTTTCGTGACCAACTGTCTCGCCATAGCAGCTCTGTGACCCGTTCCCGTCTCATGAGCAAGGAGAGTGGTTCATCAATGattagctaa